In a single window of the Blastopirellula retiformator genome:
- the pth gene encoding aminoacyl-tRNA hydrolase, whose product MKLIVGLGNPGPKYDKTRHNVGFEALDRIAADSGVTPRAKFNGNIVELGVGTEKMVLLYPHTYMNNSGTSVRAAFDFFKTPCESVLVVCDDFNLPVGTLRFRGGGSAGGQKGLADILRKLGTDEVPRLRIGIGPLPQGRDVSNFVLGKFAPQERAEIDFTLDRAKNAIADWIAHDLTYCMNQYN is encoded by the coding sequence ATGAAATTGATTGTGGGGCTGGGGAATCCCGGGCCTAAATACGATAAGACACGGCATAACGTCGGATTTGAGGCGCTCGATCGGATCGCCGCCGACTCTGGGGTTACGCCAAGAGCCAAGTTCAACGGAAACATCGTCGAACTTGGCGTGGGAACGGAGAAGATGGTTCTTCTCTATCCTCACACCTATATGAACAACAGCGGGACAAGCGTCCGGGCCGCCTTTGATTTTTTCAAGACGCCCTGCGAGTCGGTGCTGGTCGTTTGCGATGACTTCAACTTGCCCGTCGGCACGCTGAGGTTTCGCGGCGGAGGTTCGGCCGGCGGCCAAAAAGGTCTGGCTGACATTCTTCGCAAATTGGGGACGGACGAAGTGCCCCGGTTACGGATTGGCATTGGGCCGTTGCCCCAAGGACGAGACGTTTCCAATTTCGTCCTGGGGAAATTTGCTCCCCAAGAGCGGGCCGAGATCGACTTTACGCTCGATCGCGCCAAAAACGCGATAGCGGATTGGATCGCTCACGACCTCACATACTGCATGAACCAATACAACTAA
- the rpsF gene encoding 30S ribosomal protein S6, whose amino-acid sequence MAANVYEGLFILDSNRYARDPGGVAGQIQEYVEKLGGELLVSRMWVEQRLAYPINGHRKGTYWLTYFSLESTKLTELTYQCNINDNFVRFMFVKHDPRISEMLIAHATGEAEAAPEGEEAGEGEPAAAGAAAEGE is encoded by the coding sequence TTGGCGGCCAACGTTTATGAAGGGCTGTTTATCCTGGATTCCAACCGCTATGCCCGCGATCCGGGCGGCGTCGCTGGCCAGATTCAGGAATATGTCGAGAAACTCGGCGGCGAACTCTTGGTGAGCCGGATGTGGGTCGAGCAACGTCTGGCCTACCCGATCAACGGTCATCGCAAGGGTACCTACTGGCTGACCTATTTCAGCCTGGAAAGCACCAAGCTGACCGAGCTGACCTACCAGTGCAACATCAACGACAACTTCGTCCGCTTCATGTTTGTGAAGCATGATCCGCGGATCAGCGAAATGTTGATCGCCCACGCCACCGGCGAAGCGGAAGCGGCGCCCGAAGGCGAAGAAGCTGGCGAAGGCGAACCGGCTGCGGCTGGCGCTGCGGCCGAAGGCGAATAA
- the ssb gene encoding single-stranded DNA-binding protein → MASYNRVILVGNLTRDIEVRYIQSGSAVAEIGLAVNDRRKTASGEWIDETTFVDVTLWGRTAEIAGEYLSKGSPVLVEGRLKLDSWETDGQKRSKLRVVGEKMQMLGGRSGGGQGGPAGGGGQRRQPQQSAPNRGGGGGGGGGGDSYGGGDDYDSFGGSSDDIPF, encoded by the coding sequence ATGGCGAGTTACAACCGGGTGATTCTGGTCGGCAACCTGACCCGCGACATCGAAGTTCGCTATATCCAGAGCGGATCGGCCGTCGCCGAAATCGGGTTGGCCGTTAACGATCGCCGCAAGACCGCATCGGGCGAATGGATCGACGAAACGACGTTTGTCGACGTGACGCTCTGGGGCCGGACGGCGGAGATCGCTGGCGAATACCTCAGCAAAGGCTCACCAGTGTTGGTCGAGGGACGCTTGAAGCTCGACAGTTGGGAAACCGACGGACAAAAGCGATCGAAGCTTCGCGTCGTTGGTGAAAAGATGCAGATGCTCGGCGGCCGTAGCGGCGGCGGACAAGGCGGTCCCGCGGGCGGCGGCGGTCAACGTCGTCAACCGCAACAATCGGCGCCCAATCGTGGCGGCGGTGGTGGTGGCGGCGGCGGCGGAGACAGCTACGGCGGCGGCGACGATTACGATTCGTTCGGCGGTTCGTCGGACGACATCCCGTTCTAA
- the rplI gene encoding 50S ribosomal protein L9: MASIRAEKHSERVWKRLPKGKHGGIELLLIQSVDHLGKQGDVVEVRPGYANNYLIPQGLATIATPHHKRMVEKHRAKLLEIEKSRLAGLRAIADLLNRQSVTIEANANDEGHLYGSVGPAEIVSALKEQNFTITADQVRLEGPLKELGLYTVKIHLHAEIESELKVWVVPTVTGDE; the protein is encoded by the coding sequence ATGGCGAGCATTCGTGCCGAAAAGCATAGCGAACGTGTTTGGAAGCGTCTCCCCAAAGGGAAGCACGGCGGTATCGAATTGCTGCTGATCCAATCGGTGGACCACCTGGGCAAGCAAGGCGACGTTGTCGAAGTCCGTCCGGGCTACGCCAACAACTACCTGATTCCGCAAGGCTTGGCGACGATCGCCACCCCGCACCACAAGCGGATGGTCGAGAAGCACCGCGCCAAGCTGTTGGAGATCGAAAAGTCGCGTCTGGCCGGTCTTCGCGCCATCGCTGACCTGCTGAACCGCCAGAGCGTCACGATCGAAGCGAACGCCAACGACGAAGGCCACCTCTACGGCAGCGTCGGTCCGGCCGAAATCGTTTCGGCTTTGAAGGAGCAGAACTTCACGATTACCGCCGATCAGGTTCGCCTGGAAGGCCCGCTGAAGGAACTCGGCCTCTACACGGTCAAGATCCACCTGCACGCCGAAATCGAATCGGAATTGAAGGTGTGGGTCGTTCCGACCGTCACCGGCGACGAATAG
- the dnaB gene encoding replicative DNA helicase: MKTKFNRVDRADRDKPPASEIFDRQPPCNLEAEMGVLGSIFLLPDCADEVVMIVRPDDFYDEGNKKLYEHMVRLHDSGRKIDLTLLAEQLKADGDYEFIGGAAYLAKVLNSVPNAAHAEHYAQIVAAKAINRNLIGAATDILRDAYEENDKSDRLVSRAEEKIFAITDTRSSTSMANMSDIVTASMERIDARLRGEHLEDGVATGYTDLDGMTGGFHGSELLILAARPSMGKTAFAMNIAENVAVNDKTPVLFISLEMGAIELCDRLLCSVAKVNGHRLRNGTISQEDRRRLVEKSALVAESPLFVDDSPSRTVSQIAAGARRIKRRHGRLGLIVIDYLQLIEPDNSSDPRQEQVAKIARRLKGMAREMDVPILCLAQLNRQAEASKDNRPKLSHLRESGAIEQDADVVMFVHREEYYHHGEERDQFAGKAEIIIGKQRNGPVGEVQLTWLRDFTRFENAFEREPDDFSAFNGGGEF; encoded by the coding sequence ATGAAGACGAAATTCAACCGCGTCGATAGGGCGGATCGCGATAAGCCGCCAGCCAGCGAGATTTTCGATCGGCAGCCGCCGTGCAACCTGGAAGCGGAAATGGGAGTGCTTGGCAGCATCTTCCTGCTGCCCGATTGCGCCGACGAAGTGGTAATGATCGTCCGCCCCGACGACTTCTACGACGAGGGCAATAAGAAGCTGTACGAACATATGGTTCGTTTGCACGACAGCGGTCGCAAGATCGACCTGACGCTGTTGGCCGAGCAACTGAAAGCGGACGGCGACTACGAGTTCATCGGCGGCGCCGCCTACTTGGCCAAGGTGCTCAATAGCGTCCCCAATGCCGCTCACGCCGAGCACTACGCCCAAATCGTCGCCGCCAAGGCGATCAACCGCAATCTCATTGGGGCCGCGACCGATATCCTCCGCGACGCCTATGAGGAGAACGACAAGTCAGATCGCCTAGTGAGCCGGGCGGAAGAAAAGATCTTTGCGATCACCGATACCCGCAGTTCGACCTCGATGGCGAACATGAGCGACATCGTCACCGCGTCGATGGAGCGTATCGACGCTCGACTTCGCGGCGAACACCTGGAAGATGGCGTCGCAACTGGCTACACCGATCTCGACGGCATGACCGGCGGGTTCCATGGCTCGGAACTGCTGATTCTGGCGGCTCGTCCGTCGATGGGAAAAACGGCGTTCGCGATGAACATCGCCGAAAACGTCGCGGTGAATGACAAGACGCCGGTGCTGTTTATCAGCCTTGAAATGGGAGCGATTGAACTTTGCGATCGTTTGCTCTGTTCGGTTGCAAAGGTTAACGGTCATCGCCTGCGAAATGGGACGATCTCGCAAGAGGATCGCCGCCGGTTGGTTGAGAAATCAGCCCTGGTCGCCGAGTCGCCGCTGTTCGTCGACGACTCCCCCTCGCGGACGGTGTCGCAGATCGCGGCCGGCGCCCGGCGCATTAAGCGGCGTCACGGACGGTTGGGCTTGATTGTGATCGACTATTTGCAGCTGATTGAGCCGGACAATTCGAGCGATCCTCGTCAGGAACAGGTCGCCAAGATCGCCCGACGTTTGAAGGGGATGGCGCGTGAAATGGACGTGCCGATCTTGTGCCTGGCGCAGCTGAATCGCCAAGCGGAAGCTTCGAAGGACAACCGGCCGAAGTTGAGTCACCTCCGCGAATCGGGGGCGATCGAACAAGATGCCGACGTTGTGATGTTCGTGCACCGCGAAGAATACTATCATCATGGAGAGGAACGCGATCAGTTCGCCGGCAAGGCCGAAATCATTATCGGCAAACAGCGTAATGGGCCGGTGGGCGAAGTGCAACTGACCTGGCTCCGAGACTTTACCCGCTTTGAAAACGCGTTCGAGCGCGAGCCGGACGATTTCTCCGCCTTCAACGGCGGGGGCGAATTTTAA
- a CDS encoding arginyltransferase: MDQILGFKVWDHEERCPYLPGRQARLPLYYPLTAMSGGDLDLALSQGARRAGVYLYHVCCRACRACEPIRLDVKKFEPRRRHRRVLAKGDARLRMSVGAPIADDEHARIYNLHKSERGLADENQGAISAQQYHEFLVQSCCETVEFGYYLENRLVAAATADLGDDSLSAVYCCYDPSESGLSLGTYSVLKQWEFCRETDRRYLYLGFYIAESPHMNYKASFLPHQRRIAGVWSEFSDR, from the coding sequence ATGGATCAGATCCTCGGATTCAAGGTTTGGGATCACGAAGAGCGGTGCCCCTATTTACCGGGACGTCAGGCCCGGCTGCCGCTCTACTATCCGTTGACTGCGATGTCGGGCGGCGACCTTGATCTGGCGCTCTCGCAGGGCGCGCGGCGGGCTGGCGTTTATCTCTATCATGTCTGCTGTCGCGCTTGTCGGGCGTGTGAGCCGATTCGGCTCGACGTGAAAAAGTTTGAGCCGCGACGTCGCCATCGACGCGTGCTAGCAAAAGGGGACGCCCGGCTGAGGATGAGCGTGGGTGCGCCGATCGCCGACGACGAGCATGCTCGCATCTACAACCTACATAAGTCAGAGCGAGGTTTGGCCGACGAGAACCAGGGGGCGATCAGCGCCCAGCAGTATCACGAGTTCCTGGTGCAGTCCTGCTGCGAGACGGTCGAGTTCGGCTACTATTTGGAGAATCGTTTGGTGGCGGCGGCGACGGCCGACCTGGGGGATGATTCGCTTTCCGCGGTTTACTGTTGCTACGACCCGAGTGAGAGCGGTTTGTCGCTGGGAACCTATTCCGTCTTGAAGCAGTGGGAATTTTGTCGCGAGACCGATCGCCGCTATCTATACCTTGGTTTCTACATCGCGGAGTCGCCCCACATGAACTACAAGGCGTCGTTTCTGCCGCATCAACGACGGATTGCCGGCGTATGGAGCGAGTTCTCGGATCGCTAG